From one Sparus aurata chromosome 16, fSpaAur1.1, whole genome shotgun sequence genomic stretch:
- the nfkbiab gene encoding nuclear factor of kappa light polypeptide gene enhancer in B-cells inhibitor, alpha b: MDLHRTSILNQMDYSRESKEGKQSTDERLDSGLDSLKEEEYQAVAAEIRRLQLECEPPQHKQDLAVSGELPEWKTQITEDGDTLLHLAIIHEAKDYIRTMIELSRNTDFLNTQNDQRQTPLHLAVITNQADVCHRLLVSGCDPMLVDDSGDTALHIACRHGNLPCFSVITQNCQPEHLHSVMAACNYHGQNCLHLASVQGFLSLVENMVDLGADINAKEQRNGRGALHLAVDQQNYSLVKLLLKKGADPNLLTSGGHTPFHLTYGRDNDDIRKELYSLTKPDLRELPDSESDDSEEEEDEESDEEVGYDDIQWNGH, translated from the exons ATGGACCTCCACCGGACCAGTATATTAAACCAAATGGATTATAGCCGAGAGTCTAAAGAAGGGAAGCAGTCGACAGATGAGCGGCTCGACAGCGGCTTGGACTCGCTCAAAGAGGAGGAGTACCAGGCTGTGGCGGCCGAGATCCGTCGGCTCCAGCTGGAATGTGAGCCTCCGCAGCACAAACAGGACCTCGCTGTAAGCGGAGAGCTGCCCGAATGGAAAACACAGATCACGGAGGACGGAGACAC GCTGCTCCACCTGGCCATCATCCACGAGGCCAAGGACTACATCAGAACGATGATAGAGCTGTCCAGGAACACAGACTTCCTCAACACACAGAATGACCAGAGACAG ACTCCTCTCCACTTAGCAGTAATAACAAACCAAGCAGACGTGTGTCATCGCCTCCTGGTATCCGGCTGCGACCCCATGCTGGTGGACGACAGCGGGGACACAGCTCTTCACATTGCCTGTCGCCATGGTAACCTGCCATGCTTCAGCGTCATCACACAGAACTGTCAGCCGGAGCATCTACACTCGGTGATGGCTGCCTGCAACTATCATG GTCAGAACTGCCTCCACCTGGCCTCAGTTCAGGGTTTCCTCTCACTGGTGGAGAACATGGTGGATCTTGGAGCTGACATTAATGCAAAG GAACAGCGTAATGGTCGTGGTGCACTTCACCTGGCCGTGGACCAGCAGAATTACTCACtggtcaaactgctgctgaagaaaGGAGCAGACCCCAACCTCCTGACCTCTGGAGGCCACACTCCCTTCCACCTCACCTACGGCCGTGACAATGACGACATCAGGAAAGAACTGTACTCGCTGACCAAACCAGACCTGAGGGAGCTTCCTGACAGTGAATCGGACGacagcgaggaagaggaggatgaggagtctgatgaggag GTGGGTTATGACGATATTCAGTGGAATGGACATTAG